The Macrotis lagotis isolate mMagLag1 chromosome 6, bilby.v1.9.chrom.fasta, whole genome shotgun sequence genome includes a window with the following:
- the LOC141492027 gene encoding olfactory receptor 5K1-like: MAENNTLTVEFILTGFTSYQELKILLFILFFIIYLITIIGNIGLVILISIEPRLHSPMYLFLGNLAFMDAFSSCAVTPKMLMNFFSKDRMISLHECMVQFYFLCFSETSDCFLLAAMAYDRYVAICNPLHYPMMMSRKLCIQMITGSLVAGNLHSMIHVGFLFRLTFCQSHEINHFFCDVLPLYRLSCTDPYINELMIFIFSGSIQVFTIGIVLVSYLYILLTILRMKSKEGRGKAFSTCASHFISVAIFYGSLLIMYIRPGAVDEGAIDIPVAIFYTIVIPFLNPFIYSLRNKEVINVLKKIMKKKISGEFGAKSVH; the protein is encoded by the coding sequence ATGGCTGAAAATAACACTTTGACAGTTGAATTTATCCTCACTGGATTTACAAGTTACCAAGAACTGAAGATTCTTCTATTCATACTTTTCTTTATAATCTACCTGATCACCATAATAGGCAACATTGGACTGGTGATATTAATTTCAATTGAACCCAGACTACACTCACCTATGTATTTATTTCTTGGTAACTTGGCATTTATGGATGCTTTTAGTTCTTGTGCTGTAACTCCCAAGATGTTAATGAACTTTTTTTCTAAGGATAGAATGATTTCCCTTCATGAATGTATggtacaattttattttctttgcttttctgaaACTTCAGATTGTTTTCTCCTGGCAGCCATGGCATATGATCGCTATGTGGCAATATGTAATCCACTTCATTATCCCATGATGATGTCAAGGAAACTCTGCATCCAAATGATCACTGGATCACTCGTAGCTGGCAATCTACATTCCATGATTCATGTTGGCTTTCTATTCAGATTAACTTTCTGTCAGTCACAtgaaatcaatcattttttttgtgatGTTCTTCCTTTATACCGGCTCTCTTGTACTGATCCTTATATTAATGAATTGATGATTTTCATCTTCTCAGGTTCAATTCAAGTTTTCACCATAGGTATTGTCTTAGTGTCTTATCTTTACATCCTTTTAACTATCCTTAGGATGAAATCAAAGGAAGGACGAGGAAAAGCATTTTCTACCTGTGCTTCCCATTTTATATCTGTTGCAATATTTTATGGTTCTCTTCTCATCATGTATATTAGACCAGGTGCAGTTGATGAAGGAGCCATAGACATACCTGTTGCTATCTTTTATACAATagtaattccttttttaaatccttttatttATAGTCTCAGAAACAAGGAAGTAATCAATGtcctgaaaaaaattatgaagaaaaaaatctcagggGAATTTGGAGCAAAATCTGTACATTGA